From Salinirubellus salinus, the proteins below share one genomic window:
- the upp gene encoding uracil phosphoribosyltransferase, with protein sequence MPIEDRGDAHVITHALAKHTLSDLRSVDTEQVEFRKGLVKLGRICGYEIIDGMMDTEFVSITTPLADTTGERVKGIDRVVVVNVLRAATPFVEGLVKAFPRAKQGVISASRDESAGMDEDGEFPISIDYVKLPDIGPEETVIVADPMLATGSTMVSVLQEVLSNGTPERLLCLSAVSAPPGLVHVHEEVPEADLLTVAIDERLDDDGYIVPGLGDAGDRAFRTK encoded by the coding sequence ATGCCCATCGAGGACCGTGGTGACGCGCACGTCATCACCCACGCGCTCGCGAAACACACGCTCTCGGACCTGCGCTCGGTCGACACCGAACAGGTGGAGTTCCGCAAGGGACTGGTGAAACTGGGGCGCATCTGCGGCTACGAGATCATCGACGGTATGATGGACACGGAGTTCGTCTCCATCACGACCCCGCTCGCCGATACGACCGGCGAGCGGGTGAAGGGCATCGACCGCGTCGTCGTCGTCAACGTCCTCCGCGCGGCGACGCCGTTCGTCGAGGGACTGGTCAAGGCGTTCCCCCGCGCGAAACAGGGGGTCATCTCCGCCTCGCGCGACGAGAGCGCCGGGATGGACGAGGACGGCGAGTTCCCCATCTCCATCGACTACGTGAAACTACCGGACATCGGCCCCGAGGAGACGGTCATCGTCGCGGACCCGATGCTCGCCACCGGGTCGACGATGGTGTCGGTGCTGCAGGAGGTGCTCTCGAACGGCACGCCCGAGCGACTGCTCTGTCTCTCCGCGGTGAGCGCCCCACCGGGCCTCGTCCACGTGCACGAGGAGGTGCCCGAGGCCGACCTGTTGACCGTCGCCATCGACGAGCGACTCGACGACGACGGCTACATCGTCCCCGGGCTGGGTGACGCGGGCGACCGGGCGTTCCGGACGAAGTAG